In a single window of the Tellurirhabdus bombi genome:
- a CDS encoding valine--tRNA ligase, with protein MISKTYNPKDIEEKWYQYWLENRYFHSTPDDREPYTIVIPPPNVTGVLHMGHMLNNTIQDILIRKARMEGKNACWVPGTDHASIATETKVVNLLKEQGIDKRDIGREKFLEHAWEWTHKYGGIILKQLKKLGASCDWERERFTMEPALSDAVIDTFVDLYNKGKIYRGVRMVNWDPQGRTAVSDEEVIMKEIQQKLVYIQYPIQGEEGQFVTIATVRPETIMADSAICVNPNDERYKHLHGKKALIPLINRAIPIITDEYVTMDFGTGCLKVTPAHDPNDYELGIKHNLPVIDILSDDGTLNEKAQILVGVDRFAARKAIIKELEEKGYLAKTEEYKSNVGYSERTNAVIEPKLSLQWFLKMADIAKPALENVMNDTIQLHPAKFKNMYRSWMEAPHDWCISRQLWWGHQIPAFYMQDGRIIVAHNKREALRIARDKYQLFALSEADLTQDEDVLDTWFSSWLWPMSVFIPGKDSENPKAGPGDLDYYYPTNDLVTGFDIIFFWVARMIMAGYEFKGEAPFRNVYFTGMVRDKLGRKMSKQLGNSPDPIDLIEQFGADGVRTGMLFSSPAGNDLLFDEKLVEQGRNFCNKIWNAFRLVKGWQITENTSANNELAIRWFDAKFNQTVADLQSHFSKYRMSDALQTVYKLIWDDFCSQYLEMIKPGYEQPIDRQTYEATIQFFERLMCLAHPFMPFITEEIWQEIRERQSGDTICLATYPQAGSVDSSLLADFELLFDIATSIRNIRNSKQISPKTELPLAIKTENAARFQPFESLIRKMATVSEISYVSEKASGVSFVIKSDEFFVNIVGEIDVEQERANIQKELEYIQGFLLSVQKKLSNERFVQNAKPDVVEKERQKVTDAEAKIKSLEASLAAL; from the coding sequence ATGATTTCAAAGACGTATAATCCGAAAGACATTGAAGAAAAGTGGTATCAGTATTGGCTCGAGAACCGCTATTTCCATTCGACACCTGACGATCGTGAGCCCTATACCATTGTCATTCCACCGCCGAATGTGACAGGAGTTTTGCACATGGGTCACATGCTGAATAATACTATTCAGGACATTCTGATCCGTAAGGCTCGTATGGAAGGTAAAAATGCCTGCTGGGTGCCAGGAACCGACCATGCCTCTATTGCCACGGAAACGAAAGTGGTGAACTTGCTGAAAGAGCAAGGCATCGATAAACGCGACATTGGCCGTGAGAAATTTCTGGAACACGCCTGGGAGTGGACCCATAAATACGGTGGTATTATCCTGAAACAGCTCAAAAAACTGGGTGCCTCCTGCGACTGGGAGCGGGAACGGTTTACGATGGAACCAGCGCTGTCTGATGCCGTCATTGATACCTTCGTGGATTTATACAACAAAGGCAAAATCTACCGGGGCGTTCGAATGGTGAACTGGGACCCGCAGGGCCGTACTGCCGTTTCGGACGAAGAGGTAATCATGAAAGAAATCCAGCAGAAGCTGGTATACATTCAGTATCCGATTCAGGGCGAAGAAGGACAGTTTGTTACCATTGCGACGGTTCGGCCCGAGACAATCATGGCCGATTCAGCCATCTGCGTCAATCCGAACGACGAGCGTTATAAGCACCTGCACGGCAAAAAAGCCCTGATTCCGCTGATTAACCGCGCTATTCCCATCATCACGGATGAGTACGTAACCATGGATTTTGGAACGGGCTGTCTGAAAGTAACGCCCGCCCACGATCCGAATGACTACGAGCTAGGCATCAAGCATAATTTGCCGGTTATTGACATTCTGTCGGACGACGGAACGCTGAACGAAAAAGCCCAGATTCTAGTTGGCGTAGACCGCTTTGCCGCCCGGAAGGCGATCATCAAAGAACTGGAAGAGAAAGGCTATCTGGCTAAGACGGAAGAATACAAGTCTAACGTGGGTTACTCCGAGCGGACGAACGCCGTTATCGAGCCAAAACTGTCGTTGCAATGGTTCCTGAAAATGGCGGATATTGCCAAACCCGCCCTGGAAAACGTCATGAACGACACCATCCAGTTGCACCCGGCCAAGTTCAAAAACATGTACCGGTCGTGGATGGAAGCCCCGCACGATTGGTGTATCAGCCGCCAGCTCTGGTGGGGCCACCAGATTCCGGCATTCTACATGCAGGATGGTCGGATCATTGTTGCCCACAACAAACGCGAAGCCCTGCGCATTGCCCGCGATAAATACCAGCTTTTTGCCCTGAGCGAAGCCGATCTGACGCAGGACGAAGACGTATTGGACACCTGGTTTTCGTCGTGGTTGTGGCCGATGTCGGTTTTCATTCCGGGCAAAGATTCCGAGAATCCAAAAGCAGGTCCCGGTGATCTTGACTACTATTACCCAACCAATGACCTGGTTACCGGTTTTGACATCATTTTCTTCTGGGTTGCCCGGATGATTATGGCTGGTTACGAGTTTAAGGGCGAAGCACCGTTCCGCAACGTGTATTTTACTGGAATGGTACGAGATAAGCTGGGCCGTAAAATGTCGAAGCAGTTGGGTAATTCACCCGATCCTATTGACCTGATTGAGCAGTTCGGCGCCGACGGTGTTCGGACGGGAATGCTTTTCAGCTCGCCAGCGGGAAATGATTTGCTTTTCGATGAGAAACTGGTGGAGCAGGGCCGTAATTTCTGTAACAAAATCTGGAACGCCTTCCGATTGGTGAAGGGCTGGCAGATCACGGAGAACACATCGGCTAATAACGAACTAGCCATTCGCTGGTTCGACGCTAAGTTCAACCAGACGGTGGCTGATCTACAAAGCCATTTCAGCAAGTACCGCATGTCGGACGCGCTTCAGACAGTTTATAAACTGATCTGGGATGATTTCTGCTCGCAGTACCTGGAGATGATTAAGCCCGGTTACGAACAGCCCATTGACCGGCAGACCTACGAAGCGACCATCCAGTTTTTTGAGCGGTTGATGTGCCTGGCGCATCCGTTTATGCCGTTTATTACGGAAGAAATCTGGCAGGAAATCCGGGAGCGGCAGAGCGGTGATACGATTTGTCTGGCTACTTACCCGCAGGCAGGTTCAGTTGACAGTTCGCTTTTAGCCGATTTTGAGCTTTTGTTTGACATTGCAACCAGCATCCGAAACATTCGCAATAGCAAGCAAATAAGCCCAAAAACAGAGCTTCCATTGGCTATTAAAACGGAAAATGCCGCACGGTTCCAGCCGTTCGAAAGTCTCATTCGGAAAATGGCAACCGTATCGGAAATCAGCTATGTTTCTGAAAAGGCCAGCGGCGTTTCGTTCGTGATTAAAAGCGACGAGTTTTTTGTTAACATCGTCGGAGAAATCGATGTGGAACAGGAGCGCGCAAACATCCAGAAAGAACTGGAATACATTCAGGGGTTCCTGCTCTCGGTACAGAAAAAGCTCTCTAACGAACGATTTGTGCAAAATGCCAAGCCAGATGTCGTCGAGAAAGAGCGCCAGAAAGTAACCGACGCCGAAGCAAAAATTAAGTCGCTAGAGGCAAGTTTGGCGGCTTTATAA
- a CDS encoding DUF72 domain-containing protein — translation MEFGKATNLDAVDFTLPADHPANQRIWDSLEPNKNPEVYIGGPIWANKQYVGKIYPSNAKEKDFLHHYTRQFNTIELNLTHYQIPTPAMISRWKQEATGSPMRPPFVYCPKFPQAISHERGLVATEALTEDFVNAVLDLEEFLGTTFLQLPPTFGPDRWPILEKYLKSLPDDLKVAVEFRHQDWFSQPEVWQRTLDRLHALRRDVVISDVAGRRDVLHMSLSSPVLVLRFIANEGHPSDYERTDAWVQRLSEWFGKGLQTAYLFVHGGGENDTAPELIRYWVRRLNAVCGLHLQEPTLRPEVIQGSLF, via the coding sequence ATGGAATTTGGAAAAGCTACCAATCTTGATGCCGTTGACTTTACCCTTCCGGCAGACCATCCGGCCAACCAGCGCATCTGGGACAGCCTTGAACCGAATAAAAATCCAGAAGTTTACATAGGCGGACCGATTTGGGCCAATAAACAATATGTTGGTAAAATCTATCCCAGCAATGCCAAAGAGAAGGATTTTTTGCACCATTATACCCGCCAGTTCAATACCATTGAGCTTAATCTAACGCATTACCAGATTCCGACGCCAGCAATGATCAGCCGCTGGAAGCAGGAGGCTACGGGTTCGCCAATGCGTCCGCCTTTTGTGTATTGCCCGAAATTTCCGCAGGCGATTAGTCACGAGCGCGGTTTGGTTGCTACCGAAGCCTTGACCGAAGATTTTGTAAACGCTGTGCTGGACCTGGAGGAATTTCTGGGAACGACGTTCCTGCAACTGCCGCCGACTTTTGGCCCTGACCGTTGGCCTATCCTGGAAAAATACCTGAAAAGCTTGCCGGATGATCTGAAAGTAGCCGTAGAGTTTCGGCATCAAGACTGGTTTAGCCAGCCCGAGGTGTGGCAACGCACCCTGGACCGGCTTCATGCTCTGCGGCGTGATGTTGTCATCTCGGATGTAGCGGGGCGGCGTGACGTGTTGCACATGAGCCTCAGCAGTCCAGTGTTGGTTCTGCGATTTATTGCCAATGAAGGTCATCCAAGCGACTATGAACGGACGGATGCCTGGGTGCAGCGCCTGTCTGAATGGTTTGGCAAGGGCTTGCAAACGGCTTACCTCTTTGTGCACGGTGGTGGCGAAAATGATACCGCTCCCGAACTCATTCGCTATTGGGTGCGCCGCCTCAATGCCGTTTGTGGCTTACATTTGCAGGAGCCAACCTTGCGACCCGAGGTAATACAGGGAAGCTTATTCTAG
- a CDS encoding GNAT family N-acetyltransferase yields MRTDRYDLERELKLDPHPRDIPPALAEALEYGILPTVANATETVLFSTLWTIVHKEQNVMIGDLCFKGAPDENGEIEIGYGTYPDFQCQGYMTEAIGAMIEWAMGQEDVRAIIAETESHNLASRRALEKNKFKFFKQEKDMLWWRLDFPQPR; encoded by the coding sequence ATGCGTACCGATCGTTACGATCTGGAACGTGAGTTGAAATTAGATCCTCATCCTAGAGATATACCGCCGGCGCTGGCCGAGGCGCTTGAATACGGAATTTTGCCCACTGTTGCGAATGCCACCGAAACAGTCCTCTTCTCTACTTTGTGGACCATCGTGCATAAAGAACAAAATGTAATGATCGGGGATTTGTGCTTCAAAGGCGCCCCGGACGAGAACGGCGAAATTGAAATCGGGTACGGAACCTATCCAGACTTCCAGTGCCAGGGCTACATGACAGAAGCCATTGGCGCCATGATCGAGTGGGCAATGGGTCAGGAGGATGTCCGCGCTATCATTGCCGAAACAGAAAGCCATAACCTGGCTTCCCGGCGAGCCCTGGAAAAAAACAAGTTTAAGTTCTTCAAGCAGGAAAAAGACATGCTTTGGTGGCGGCTGGATTTTCCGCAGCCGCGCTAG
- a CDS encoding aldose 1-epimerase family protein, protein MTTLENDFLRVLVRPKGAELTSIFHKPTNTEHLWQADEAIWGWHAPNLFPVVGGCLDDQLLIDEQTYSMERHGFARKSTFSVIESTPEKAVFSLKNNADTELVYPYRFDFQVEYQLDGPVLTVVYRVLNEDNKTIYFSVGAHPAFAVPFSPNESYEDYLLEFQKEEPLERHLLSPKGYFTGETSPILAVGNQLPLTRDLFDQDALVFKNLDSRRVTIRSRHHDHCITVTYPPFPYLGIWAKPGAPFVCIEPWLGCADSEGMAFDISQKEAIQHVDAGELFEAGFTIGIQ, encoded by the coding sequence ATGACAACTCTCGAAAACGATTTTTTACGCGTACTTGTCCGCCCAAAAGGCGCAGAATTAACCTCTATTTTCCACAAACCGACAAATACCGAACATTTGTGGCAGGCAGACGAAGCCATCTGGGGCTGGCACGCTCCCAACTTATTTCCGGTTGTAGGTGGCTGCCTGGATGACCAGCTTCTTATTGACGAACAGACCTACTCCATGGAGCGTCACGGTTTTGCCCGGAAATCCACGTTCTCGGTCATTGAATCAACCCCGGAAAAAGCAGTTTTCTCGCTTAAAAACAACGCCGATACTGAGTTAGTTTATCCTTATCGCTTCGATTTCCAGGTTGAATACCAGCTCGACGGCCCTGTTCTTACGGTAGTTTACCGAGTTCTTAACGAAGACAACAAGACCATTTACTTTTCGGTTGGCGCGCACCCTGCTTTTGCCGTTCCCTTCTCGCCAAATGAATCTTACGAGGATTATTTGCTGGAGTTTCAAAAGGAAGAGCCTCTAGAAAGACATCTTTTGTCTCCAAAGGGCTATTTCACGGGCGAAACCAGTCCTATTTTAGCAGTTGGCAATCAGCTTCCTTTAACGCGTGATTTATTCGATCAGGATGCACTTGTGTTCAAAAACCTTGATTCGCGGCGGGTTACTATCCGAAGCCGGCATCATGATCACTGCATTACGGTTACTTATCCGCCCTTTCCGTATCTCGGAATCTGGGCTAAACCCGGCGCTCCCTTTGTTTGCATTGAACCCTGGTTAGGTTGTGCAGACTCCGAGGGAATGGCTTTTGATATTAGCCAGAAAGAGGCCATTCAGCACGTAGATGCTGGTGAACTTTTTGAAGCGGGGTTCACCATTGGTATTCAGTAA
- a CDS encoding thioredoxin family protein — MQSTRWMPLLLLLLVGLVWNAGAEEGPKHKEGADAGIVFTDAKWAAILKKAKAENKIIFLDAYASWCGPCKLLQKHVFTKKEVGDYFNKRFINVKMDMEQGEGPALARQYPLEAYPTLFFIDGNGRVVKKVIGAQSADALIAIGKSVK; from the coding sequence ATGCAAAGTACCCGTTGGATGCCCCTTTTGCTGTTGCTGTTAGTGGGGTTAGTATGGAATGCTGGTGCCGAAGAGGGACCAAAACATAAGGAGGGAGCTGATGCCGGAATCGTGTTCACGGATGCGAAATGGGCAGCTATCCTGAAAAAAGCCAAAGCCGAGAATAAAATAATTTTTCTCGATGCCTACGCAAGCTGGTGCGGCCCTTGCAAGCTCTTGCAGAAGCACGTCTTTACGAAAAAGGAAGTTGGGGATTATTTCAACAAGCGGTTTATCAACGTGAAGATGGACATGGAGCAGGGGGAAGGCCCCGCCCTGGCACGCCAGTATCCACTAGAGGCCTACCCGACACTGTTCTTTATCGATGGCAATGGCCGGGTAGTCAAAAAAGTGATTGGTGCTCAATCTGCCGATGCGCTGATCGCTATTGGGAAGAGCGTTAAATAA
- a CDS encoding nucleotide sugar dehydrogenase — protein MPLFIASESLRIGVIGLGYVGLPLALEFGKIYPTVGFDVDKSRVEELISGYDRTREVSQEELVNNPQLVYAHESDALAGCNVFIVTVPTPIDRYKCPDLSFLLKASQNIAQYLTKGSVVVYESTVYPGCTEEECVPVLEKYSGLTYNTDFFCGYSPERINPGDKERTLTKILKITSGSTPEAADFVDQLYRSIIQAGTYRAASLKVAEAAKAIENAQRDVNISFVNELALIFDRMGIDTLDVLEAAGTKWNFLNFKPGLVGGHCISVDPYYLAYKAQSLGYHPQVILSGRRVNDDMPYFVANKLVKGMIHHAIPIAGSNVLILGFTFKENCPDIRNTKVADIYFELKDFGINVDVYDPWAVKDEVMHEYGISLCDQLSKNSYDAILVTVSHQEFKQMNILELKKDSHSVVYDLKAVLDRSIVTLRV, from the coding sequence ATGCCTCTTTTTATAGCCTCTGAGAGTCTGAGAATCGGAGTAATCGGTTTAGGGTATGTGGGGCTTCCTTTGGCACTTGAGTTTGGCAAAATCTATCCAACCGTTGGTTTTGATGTTGATAAAAGCCGAGTTGAAGAGTTAATAAGCGGATATGACCGTACCCGTGAAGTTTCGCAAGAAGAATTAGTCAACAACCCACAGCTTGTTTATGCTCATGAGTCAGATGCACTGGCGGGCTGTAATGTATTTATTGTTACTGTACCGACTCCAATTGATCGTTATAAGTGCCCTGATCTGAGTTTTCTCTTAAAAGCCTCACAAAATATTGCCCAGTATTTAACGAAAGGAAGCGTTGTTGTCTATGAGTCAACCGTTTATCCTGGTTGTACGGAAGAAGAATGTGTACCGGTACTGGAAAAATACAGTGGACTTACTTACAATACTGATTTTTTCTGTGGGTATTCGCCGGAGCGCATCAATCCGGGCGACAAAGAGCGCACACTTACGAAAATTTTGAAAATTACGTCGGGTTCTACGCCCGAAGCAGCCGATTTTGTAGACCAGCTCTACCGCTCTATTATACAGGCGGGTACTTACCGGGCGGCATCACTCAAAGTTGCTGAAGCAGCTAAAGCCATCGAAAACGCGCAGCGCGACGTAAATATATCATTCGTAAATGAGCTGGCTTTGATTTTCGATCGGATGGGGATCGATACGCTGGATGTACTTGAGGCAGCAGGAACCAAATGGAATTTTCTCAATTTTAAGCCAGGACTGGTAGGTGGGCATTGCATCAGCGTAGATCCTTACTACCTCGCGTATAAGGCTCAGAGTTTAGGCTATCATCCGCAGGTAATTTTATCAGGAAGGCGTGTCAACGACGATATGCCCTACTTCGTTGCCAATAAACTAGTAAAAGGAATGATTCATCACGCAATACCTATTGCGGGGAGCAACGTCCTAATACTAGGCTTTACATTCAAAGAGAATTGCCCAGACATTCGAAATACGAAAGTTGCAGATATTTACTTCGAATTAAAGGACTTTGGCATTAATGTAGATGTGTATGATCCGTGGGCCGTTAAGGACGAGGTCATGCATGAATACGGCATTTCGCTCTGTGACCAGCTAAGCAAAAATTCATATGACGCGATACTAGTAACTGTTTCGCATCAGGAATTTAAGCAGATGAATATTTTAGAATTA